The stretch of DNA TCCACAACTGGCTCCTTCCACAATGGCCATGCAGAAGGCTTCGGTCAGCGATGTGTTGAGGAAGATGTGACCCTGCACCAGAACTCCACGAACATCTTTATGCTCCAAAGCCCCCAGAAGACGCACCCTGCAGTCGCCCAATTCACAGAGACAAGGCACATGTAAAAAACCCTGTGTTTGACTCCTGGACATTCATCACAAAGGTAATGCAGCAACTTGCTGTATATTCATagatttattaataataaacataatgtATCCAACAACAGTGCTGTCAACTTCCAGCTCATGGAATGTTTAACGTGAGGAAATATGAACAACCAGCAGTACCTGTCGTGTAGCTGGTATTTTTCTCTCACTTCCTCCAACACAATTCTCTTCGGCCCCTCTCCACCGATCAGGAAATGCAGATCTGGATGTTTGAGGCAGAGCTCTGGGATTATTCCACCAAGAAGATCAATTCCTTTAACAGAGGATGAGATTGTGAACATTCACTTTGACAATGACAACAATGCTGTACTTGATTAAAAATTGCTTTTCATTTCGACACTGAGGTTCTTTTTAAGTACTTGAATAATTCATTATGATAATGTCTGATGTTACTGTGGTTATATAATTGTAATTTATAGTGTGGTTAGACTGCCGCTAGAGCATTCTGTTAATATAGGCATGCACTTCCATTTGTGTGAAGCACTCGGCAGAGCAGACAGTTTAACCACAgtgaaaattatgtttttgaaAGGCTAAGTGCTAATGAATAGCAATTGAGGGAGaatattttgttacatttttaaacatgaatCTTGGAAATGATTACATCCAACTTTAATCAATAAACTTTGACTTTTGAATTTAAAACACTCTGGAGTTACTTGAAAAGTTTGGAACAaatgagtcagagacaaacCCTCACAGGAACAACTGGgatctaattctacaattcgTACAATACTAATACAATTAGTTTTGCACAATTTTTATCTGCAACTGAGAAGAAATAACAGGCTGAATATGACTTTTTGTCTCCAACTGACCTTTCctttacagaaatgtattaTAATATTAACCTAGGCTTTGGCGTGAAATTTGGTCCTCCACGAAAGTGCAGCGTCCTAAACACCATAACAAGTCTGCTGCCCGTAATTACTGCCTTCATTGACCACCAGAAATATGAACAaataagcaaaaaaaagaacagaacagcTTCTTTGTACCTTTGCGGTAGACGAGACGGCTGATGACAACAATAGTGATCCTGTCATCTAGGCGCTGGGACGGGTCAGGGGTGAAATCAGTAGGGTCGACAGCGTTGGGGATAACAGACACTATCTTTGGGTCGAGTGCTGCTCGGAGCACTGTGTTTTCCTTACTGGTGTATGACACGCACACAATGTGGTTTGTgtcacacagtgacacagtcAGAAGCTTGTTGGTAAGCACAGAGCTCACATCAGCAAAGCCGAAGAGTGAGTGGTCAGTGAACACCTGTAAATGATAATACGCACTGGATTATGTGAAGCATACCGATATAAACACACTATGATTTAGAGAGCTGGCTCATAATAAGTTATATACCGTGTTGAGGCCCATGGTCTTAGCATGGAACAATGCATCATGGCCCATAGCAGAGAAGGAGCTGTGTGCGTGCACCACAGTGATGCGTTCCCTTACGAACACGCAGCGTAGCAGTGGGAGACTGTGGAAGCAGGTGGTAGCTGTGGACTGGTTATACATCACCTGCAAGGGGAGGTAGTACACCTTCAGTCCATTGGTCAGGTACCTGACACCCTTCCTCCGGCCATAGGCGTGGGTGACAATCACCACCTTGTGTCCCTTTTCAATCAAGCACTGGGAAAGCTGGTAAATGTGACTTTCCACTCCTCCCATATTTGGATAGAAGAAGTCAGACACCATGCAGATGTTGTGCTTCCTGCTGGGGACCCTGGCAACATCTGCAGGAGCTCCAGAGACCCTCCGAGATGAGGGGTTAGTCACAGCTCTCCTTCGTTGGCCCATAGTAGATTCCTTATGTGGCTGTGCACCTCACTAGTgctgaaaaaaaggataaaattcAATGATTAGGTGATCAAAACATAATATATTGATGAAAttaactgatgaaaaaaatattttactgtgAACACCAAGAGCTCCAGGGTGTGTGACACTTTTTCCACTCAACTGCAATTTACTATCAAGAATATGCAAACATTTCCCATTTACAAATTCCTAAATGTGGTCATTTACTTTCTATTCAATTTAATGTGACTGTAAATTGATAAAGATTTAGTTTTGTTATTGATCATTCAGTTCACATGCCAGAAAGACAGTGAAAATAAGTTTTCTCAGAACCAAAGGTGAAATCTTAAGTTTCCTCATGTTGTTCAGAACCAACTGGACAAATTCAAACACACTTAGATTATGAGTGAATTCCTCCTCACACgttagaagctggaatcagtTAATTGTTTGGGCTTTTTTGCCcaataaatgacttaaatggctgatttattttcaaaatatttggCAATTAACTTTCAGTCCATCAACATAATCATCTCAACACACATCCAAATGAATATTACATGAATTAGTCCAAAATGGTTGTATTCAGTGATTTACTGAATACAATATGTCACAATAACATACTTGCCAGACAATAAATAGTCTCAGATCATATAAAAAACTTCCTTTACCACTAACTAACAAGCCAATTATGATGATGTAGGGTTTTGAGTTGCCTTTAACTTCCCCCATATCAACAACATTTGATACTGTCATAGTGTGGCACCTATCTTATTTCTCTACTCGATGTTTGCCAGCAGCATCTCTCTTAGCTTTGGAAGTGTTTTAGGGTTGAATTGTCCCTTTAACTTGCATTTGCTCCCTGTTTAACCGTGGTGGGATAGTCAAGACTTAAGTACATAAACACATCGCAGACTATCTGGTATAAGGTGACAATGAGCTAACTCTTCTAAGctacatcaacatgttttaagCCTCATCTGTCTCAGTACACATTAGCATCAAGCTAACAAACTTTGTTCATATTTAACCGCTTGACTGACACTGAAGCAGGTATTTCTCCCAGTCCGAATCACCTTACCATGGACAAATGTCAGTCTAGTTCCAGTCTGTGAAAATACACAGAACTACTTTCCAGACGTAGATTCATTTTTACTCGCTAGCCTGTAGCTAGCACTGTAGTCGCCCGATCCACTTCCTGATGTTTCCCAACGTCACACACAATGGATGACGTAGCGTGCTGTTGCTGCCCTCTGCTGACCATAACTAGGCTACCGAGCCTAAAATCTAGattttaatttaacattaaCTTGTTTCTATTCTTCTATTGTAAATGTCCAGGATGATTTGATGGTTTAAGTCTTCCTCTAATATAAATAGCCTATGGCCAGAACTTATATGATACATATACACTGAGGCtatcttaaagggtaacttcaccaattttacacatacAGGCACGTTTACAGGTCCTGGGGAGTATTACCTAATacgttgttttttaaaaaaaaaaagaaaaagtagtaCAAAGCCTTCTGTGGccccagaggaagctgcatgtaaactGATGCCACTCAGTGATTAAATTGCATTCTTGGTAATGTAGTCacaaggttttgaaaagcattaTGCTCCTACAACATTGTTGGATTCATTTtggacagttttgttttgttttttccccccagaaACCAGAAACACCACCTTTACTATTCCATACATTCATCTTCCTTATTAAACGCTGGTATCTGCATTACCTACAATGGAATTTAATGACTGGGCGACATCACATGCATGTAGTATAGTTTAGTGCAGTAGCAGACATATGTCTGTGTTGTCTGTTGATATGGTTCAATTAAAAGAAGATAAGggaaatgaaacatgtttaaagGGAAATGAAAGCACAGCTGGCTGCCCTTGTTCTTCTTTATGAAACTTTATCACTGCTGAATTCTGTGTCATGAACTAAAATATTGACAAACATGGAAATAGACTTTGAGTTGTCTGAGCTGATTTTAGGTAGATAATGCAGAGGACCACAATAAACAAATGCCTTTGATATGTATTTATTATGATAGCTCCTGTCATCTCTggctcacacacatacacagtgctGAATGTTGGCAGTTTTCCTCCAATAAGACAACAAAGAGGTCTGGATAAGTACTCCGCCTCAGTGCCACTAACAAGTCTAAACAAGTTGGAAACCTATTATTTACCAGTGGTGCTCTGTGGCCAAGAATGTGGTGTGCCACCTTCACTTTCACCGTGTGATGCTAATCGGCACATATCAAAACAGCCTCCAGAAAGAACGTAAGAGTGACAGTGATGACAGGACACCAAATGACACCAGGAATTtgcaatacaaaaacaaaagacaatgGTACAAATTAAAACATGGGTTAAGGATTGTTCAGTTTTGTTCCACTTGTGGATGCAGTTTCAGGTTTTAACCCTTTTTGGTGACCTTGAAAAAGTCCACTTATTCATGCTGTCACACATTCCTGCAACTCTCTCTGAGCATGCCTCAGATCTCGTGTGCTCTCCTGACTCAGCTACAGAAGCTGGCTGCTGACCAAACCCTGAATATGGGAGTGGTAGACTGGCTATCTGGACTAGCAGTATGTTTCCAAGTTCTCCCAGTTCAACAACATCTTTTCAGCCAGGAAAAATTCTCTGGCTGCCTTGTTGTCCTAGCAGGGATCATCTACAGGCATTACCCTTTGGTGTCAAGTCTCTTGAATGTTACAAAGTGGTCACAGGGTTTCCTCCAAACCTTGATGTGTTATATATTCCATACAATGACCTAAATATCTTTATTTATAAAagtgaaacaaagaaacagcattCAGTGTAACCAGCATACCTCAAAGACAGTTACGGAAGAGCAGGTTACATTTTAACACACCCTTAGATAAAAAAGATGAAGATTGTCCAAGGACCTTTAAAAGGACCCAGTGTAAATTGTCAGTCTAAGGTgcatacacatttttcacattccaTTACTATCAGCATTACATAGattacatttaaatggaaaaaaacagtgCATAGTACTGGTATTGTGCTGAgtacatttcacatttctggtAATAAAGGGACAATGAAAACAGCTCATAGATGTGCTGCATATCAACCCCGAGTTAGTATGAGCATGCGTGTGGTTTGTCATAACTGTAGCAAGGTGTTGCCATATCAGTTAAAGGTAAAGTTTCCTAAAATGGCTGTGGTAAATATCTTATTTCTTTCTCACAGTCAAATCACAGCCCTTACAGTATTACCATCAAGGTACAATCAATCAACAAATGGCTCAGTTTGTGGTGTATTTGTGAaatgaaagacattttgaaCACGTGTTTCTGTAAGTTGTCTTGTCGTTCTACTATGGCAAAAAGACATGTTTTCCAAAGGGTTCAGTTATTCTGACCGGATTTTACAGTATTTGAAATAGAATGTATCACGTCATCTTCTTATCGTTGTTGGGAAATCTCTGGGCTAATATGTCACAGTCCTTGAATTTGAATGAAGGAAGATAAACACCTGACTGCAACCATCCATGATAGCTcacaaaatggaacaaacaacacattccATTAGTGGAGCGAACACAGGATGCAACCTGCCCACAAACAGTTTCAGCGTGGGCATGGTGCCGCATTCATGACTAACCACCTTTTGTTAGGGAAGTGCTTTCACAGTTATATATTGTCACATTGGAGTTGGTGTGTTTGGCATAAAAAGATGTCTGTCTCCACTCCTTTTATCTTTGGTATCCTgtatcaaaaacaaaagataaggAAGTCAAATTTCATGGAGAGACAAGGAACGATGACAAATGTCAACCCAGAAGACCAAAACTGGCAGTGGCTGAAGTTTTTCCAGGTGTAAGTGTTGTGCAACTCCAGTTAAACCAGCTTAACCATGCTAATCAACACATAAATTAATACAGCGCTCTGGCGTCATGATCAACGGTTGCAAAACTTACTGTGAGAATTCCCACGGCGCCACAAGACCACGGAAAACACAACCACCAACATAATTGGAATCATTTTTAGGTACCGGTATCTCATTGGATCTACCGGA from Sparus aurata chromosome 9, fSpaAur1.1, whole genome shotgun sequence encodes:
- the piga gene encoding phosphatidylinositol N-acetylglucosaminyltransferase subunit A — encoded protein: MGQRRRAVTNPSSRRVSGAPADVARVPSRKHNICMVSDFFYPNMGGVESHIYQLSQCLIEKGHKVVIVTHAYGRRKGVRYLTNGLKVYYLPLQVMYNQSTATTCFHSLPLLRCVFVRERITVVHAHSSFSAMGHDALFHAKTMGLNTVFTDHSLFGFADVSSVLTNKLLTVSLCDTNHIVCVSYTSKENTVLRAALDPKIVSVIPNAVDPTDFTPDPSQRLDDRITIVVISRLVYRKGIDLLGGIIPELCLKHPDLHFLIGGEGPKRIVLEEVREKYQLHDRVRLLGALEHKDVRGVLVQGHIFLNTSLTEAFCMAIVEGASCGLQVVSTRVGGIPEVLPNDLITLCEPTVRSLCAGLEAVIAQHRSGSVPSPASVHARVRSLYTWRNVAERTEKVYDRVSGEEVLPLDRRLRRLRAYCGPVAGTIFALFAVLDFLLLLFLQWLVPDRVMDVAMDATGPHGLWRPGPSSKVSGTKRAAEKDSSS